The following are encoded in a window of Diorhabda sublineata isolate icDioSubl1.1 chromosome 3, icDioSubl1.1, whole genome shotgun sequence genomic DNA:
- the LOC130440918 gene encoding tRNA-specific adenosine deaminase 1, producing MSTNIHDKVAKLSLDCFKILPKSGKPISTEWTVLSCIVQDIDGELTVVALGTGSKCIGASKMSEKGDILNDSHAEVMCRRSFLRYIYDQMSLESKIIKFNEDVSKFLLDPQVKFHFFTTMVPCGDAAIFPMYNSSELGDIVEDDEDDLNPNKRKKIDIFRTGAKCLESSDKIDPKLPGSDFHVTGVVRTKPGRGDRTLSVSCSDKLAKWLHLGIQGALLSILLDSPIYLSSFTYPANTPFNKEALERAFYDRFGLVHFKDPYKQNKIIFGKSSIHFDFFKDDSKQPCPSSISWYLGKGKRLEVAVEGKRQGVTKKKLNNEAGRLKICKLELFKTFMDICETRKIQLKHDCDNRTLCYKYVKFLNQDYQQSWRYLRQCFKMWPTKNDVLLNFLAK from the exons ATGAGTACAAATATTCATGACAAAGTAGCAAAATTAAGTTTGGACTGTTTTAAAATATTGCCTAAATCTGGTAAACCCATAAGTACGGAATGGACTGTATTATCTTGTATAGTACAAGATATTGATGGCGAATTGACAGTTGTAGCCTTGGGAACCGGATCCAAATGTATAGGAGCTTCAAAAATGTCTGAAAAAGGAGATATTTTGAATGATTCCCATGCGGAAGTTATGTGTAGACGATCATTTCTTAGATACATTTATGATCAGATGAGTTTGGAgtctaaaattattaaattcaacgAGGATGTTTCGAAATTTTTGCTGGATCCTCAggtcaaatttcattttttcactaCAATGGTACCTTGTGGAGACGCAGCTATTTTTCCAATGTACAATAGCAGTGAATTGGGTGATATAGTTGAAGATGATGAAGACGATCTAAAtccaaataaaagaaaaaaaattgatattttcagaACTGGTGCGAAATGTTTAGAATCAAGTGATAAAATTGACCCAAAGCTACCGGGGTCAGATTTCCATGTCACAGGAGTCGTGAGAACAAAACCGG GAAGAGGAGACCGAACCCTGTCTGTATCTTGCAGTGACAAACTGGCCAAATGGCTTCATTTAGGCATTCAGGGTGCGCTTCTCTCAATTCTCTTAGACAGTCCGATTTATCTTTCCAGTTTCACATATCCAGCTAATACGCCATTTAATAAAGAGGCATTGGAAAGAGCATTTTATGATAGATTCGGATTAGTACATTTTAAGGATCCTTACAagcaaaacaaaattattttcggTAAAAGTtcaattcattttgatttttttaaagatgaCTCTAAGCAACCGTGTCCTTCGAGTATATCATGGTATCTAGGCAAAGGGAAAAG ACTGGAAGTAGCAGTTGAAGGCAAACGTCAAGGagttacaaagaaaaaattgaacaacGAAGCTGGACGCCTGAAGATTTGCAAGCTGGaacttttcaaaactttcatGGATATTTGCGAAACGAGAAAAATCCAACTCAAACACGACTGTGATAACCGTACTTTGTgttataaatatgttaaatttttaaatcaggATTATCAACAATCCTGGCGATACCTTAGGCAATGCTTTAAAATGTGGCCCACCAAAAATgacgttttattaaattttttagcaaaataa
- the LOC130441722 gene encoding uncharacterized protein LOC130441722, protein MSLKDLKYTLNNGNKLFAVGLGTWLLKGDSLLKAMDIALEAGYRLFDTAAMYGNEKDLGEALKKLLPKHNLKREDVFITTKLYPSEQGDKAFNAIKESLDKLDCQYIDLYLIHWPGTYGVSSNSKENTVLRDLSWQHMVKAVNLGLIKNIGVSNYTTKHLKELLNNNHGIKPVVNQIEWHPYCHQKILYDFCKTENIQLQAYQSLGGEGNNDLLENKVIKDIAAKLGKTTGQLLLRWSIQQNIAIIPKSKTKERIIGNMELDFNIPEEDMKILFSFKQHKYDWDPETIFFFCFLFPLTMIKTWVYLVPLFLFTFDVTFSEKNQLAKDMKFTLHSGDLMPMVGFGTYLIRGDDLIKTTLDYALGAGYRLIDSAAVYGNEESIGKALKELLPKYNLTRKDIFITTKLAPSDQGEKAYSALQKSLNNLDCEYLDLYLIHWPGAQGIKSEGKNNSVLRDESWQQMVKGVKNGLVRNIGVSNYNVNHMKQLLNNNHGIKPAVNQVEWHPHYHQDDLQELLKKEGILLQTYSSLGGNDNNQHLLTDPEVIKIATKLGKSPAQVLLRWALQQNLAVIPKARSKKHIEENFDLDFTIPEEDMKILSNFSQLKYAWDPDTIA, encoded by the exons atgtctctaaaagatttaaaatataCTCTCAATAATGGTAATAAGCTATTTGCTGTTGGAT TAGGAACATGGTTGTTGAAAGGAGATAGTTTATTGAAAGCAATGGATATTGCATTGGAAGCTGGATATCGCCTCTTTG ACACAGCTGCTATGTATGGTAATGAGAAAGATCTGGGAGAAGCATTGAAAAAACTGCTGccaaaacataatttaaaaaggGAAGATGTTTTCATTACAACAAAATTAT ATCCATCCGAACAAGGAGATAAGGCATTCAATGCCATTAAAGAATCCTTGGATAAATTAGATTGTCAATATATTGACTTGTATTTGATTCACTGGCCTGGCACTTATGGGGTCAGTTCTAATAGTAAAGAAAACACAGTTTTAAGAGATTTGAGTTGGCAACACATGGTGAAAGCTGTAAATTTAGGTCTAATAAAGAATATTGGCGTCTCTAATTATACGACTAAACATTTAAAAGAATTGTTGAATAACAATCATGGCATAAAACCAGTTGTGAACCAA ATTGAATGGCACCCTTATTGCCATCAGAAAATATTGTATGACTTCtgtaaaactgaaaatatacaATTGCAAGCATATCAATCACTTGGTGGTGAAGGTAATAATGATCTTTTGGAAAACAAAGTTATCAAAGATATTGCAGCAAAATTGGGAAAAACTACAGGGCAA ttaCTCCTACGTTGGTCTATCCAACAAAACATTGCCATTATTCCAAAGTCAAAGACAAAAGAAAGGATAATCGGAAATATGGAATTAGATTTCAATATTCCTGAAGAAgacatgaaaattttatttagttttaagcAACATAAGTATGATTGGGACCCAGAaaccatattt TTCTTTTGCTTCCTATTCCCTTTAACCATGATAAAAACTTGGGTTTATTTAGTCCCCCTCTTTTTGTTCACGTTTGATGTAACGTTTTCAGAAAAGAATCAGTTAGCAAAAGATATGAAGTTTACTCTGCATAGTGGTGATTTAATGCCCATGGTCGGAT TTGGAACTTACCTTATTCGTGGAGACGATTTGATAAAAACAACGTTGGATTACGCGTTGGGTGCTGGGTATAGACTGATag atagTGCCGCTGTTTACGGTAACGAAGAATCTATTGGTAAAGCATTAAAAGAATTGTTACCCAAGTACAATTTGACTcgtaaagatatttttattacaacgAAATTAGCTCCTAGTGATCAAGGAGAAAAAGCTTACAGTGCCCTCCAAAAATCTCTTAATAATTTAGATTGTGAATATCTCGATTTATACCTCATCCACTGGCCAGGGGCGCAAGGTATTAAAAgtgaaggaaaaaataattctgtacTTAGAGATGAAAGCTGGCAACAAATGGTTAAAGGAGTGAAAAACGGATTAGTGAGAAATATTGGAGTTTCAAATTATAATGTTAATCATATGAAACAGTTGCTGAATAATAATCATGGTATTAAACCAGCAGTAAATCAG GTTGAATGGCATCCTCATTACCATCAAGACGACTTACAAgagttattgaaaaaagaagGAATTTTGCTTCAAACTTATTCGTCTTTGGGAGGTAATGATaataatcaacatttattaACGGATCCAGAGGTTATAAAGATTGCCACCAAATTAGGAAAAAGTCCTGCTCAG GTTTTACTGCGCTGGGCTCTACAACAGAATCTCGCCGTCATTCCTAAAGCTCGTTCTAAGAAACACATTGAAGAAAACTTTGATCTCGACTTTACTATTCCAGAGGAAGATATGAAGATTTTAAGCAATTTCAGTCAATTGAAATATGCTTGGGATCCGGATACAATTGCTTGA